The genomic interval tagatatattaaagtttattttttgattatttataaaaaaggtactacgttaaacctaagtctttttaaatacgtaattagtattaagagctagtatcttatattagtattttatagctAGAGCCGTTAGCGGCtactctttaatattataataaaaagctacttttacttagCCTAGTCTTAagtttaacttatttaaaaaataaagcctTAAATAAATCTAGATAATAACgcatacttaattatttatattatactatatatactatattatataatataactttttaaaagtaagttttattattacgatctaaataagcctatttagcgtatcctcgttatattatactctaccttatttattataaagtactaattatacggctatattattaataaggagtttaataacgaggtaagtaattataatagttaaagatttataataaaaacggacgaatttaagtattaaaaaagataagaaaatactaaaaacccTAAAAGGGTTCCggatttaatatttaaagataCTACGCTTTCTAAATAGGGGTCtctattaaaacgacttattttattaaagctatatttattattttataaattaatttagcCCTCGTATTATCGTAATAcctagtaaaatttaaaatttaataataattatatattaccctaAAGGTAGAATAAGATttactaagaataaaaatatagaaaatGATTTAGCtccctaatttattaaaagtatttatagttcGTACTAGGACTtaaaacgtattaataaatatcttttttaagtcCTTTATCCTATTTAGGttttattttagtatccTATTTATACTCCTactttctttattataattaaagagctagttttatattacttcaataataagtttttattataagtattataaaatataaatcggaggtacttaggatattttattactaatttttataagtctattagccttaagtaacttataataatactaactatatattttaaaactataagttctaaaattataaagacccttattaataagactcgTATACCCAAGTCTTTTAAAACagtaaataaggctataataaaggcttatattttaaaaatagaaaaagctacgtctattttaaaaagtgaGCTTAAGGGGaccttaaatagcttataaaaagctatttaggccctaaaagtatatataaacgagcttaaggctaagttaagtataataaaataagagcttaaagaggttatattaattaataaagaccttaaataagaaaaagatacgctaaataaagtaaaaaacgAAGCTCTCTTTGTTTTTTAAAcggctatatttattattattataaacgatcTATTTAAGGATCTATgcgacttaataatatttaataattttaagtaccgtattataaataataaaaaaagagacgttactaaatatagctatttctAGGGGCGcggatttaattaatattataatattattaactacggactacttaatactaagaaATTAAAGCTCTTACCgttttataaagtccttagttaaaagtattttaataataaaaagtataacccGAACTAAATACGctctaaaaaataaaataagagacttagaattattatttaaagtattacgtaagttattttaaagggctataagGACCCGATTAAGTTACTAAATCCtaaatatttagaaataaaaacgaaaaacgatacgtactttaataaaaagggtacgaggagaaaaaaaaaaaaaaacccctCCTgcatactataattaaaataaagtaattcaataaaaatattaaaaaacgttcGAGACGtagtttatagttaagtcggtttttaatataaagctaatagccgctatttaaaactatataattagggaCCGAGTTATTTtcataaaaagtacggttatactaactactaatttaactatttttatagttactattattttttaaaattattataaagagtaaaaaagaggtaattataAGAAAGAAGAGTATAGCCCTACGCTTtacgatttattaaaaataataaagactaAGCGTAGTGcgaaaaaagtagctaagtaataaaggagctCGTTAAGTacgtcttatttttataataaagcctaATAATCTTAGGGTATAAATCGATATTTAGTTACCTAgatcgttatattaaatatttcttttttttcttaatcctaaccctttttttttccttagctaaataatataataattagaattcgggtccttttatattttactatatttatccCCTAGTCTGttttataatcgtaaatttatttattataaaataaacccTTAAATTTAGTCGTTCCCTTActcttactttaatatattatagaattaattcttatatttaaaataggaaatattagagcgtttatattatatattagctatttctataagagtcgtttaacttaattacgtactttaatatttttattagttatatactagtcttaatatatattttatattttaaacgACGATTtagtttctatttttaattacgggccgtaTATATTGTTACTATttacgtagagcttatatacGCAGCCGATACGGGGATAAAGAGAatatattagcttttataaaaaacgtaaaactacttatacttaagaattaattataaaatgaattttactatttatatatataacttaattctCATTATTTAGGTTAGAGTAacgatttataatttattttaaaatatctagtttataaacgaatattattaattaagctatattcttttttatactttccCTTCcgctctatatagtattatcctcttttataatatcctctctttttttaaacgtttatattttaaaataattaaagtaaatactatCTAAAAACTCTAcgataagtatattaatagattcTCTAATTTAAATTCCTAAGGGGCTATACGAGAATAAAAAAACGAActaaaggtcgtttacgggTTTTAAAacgtcttttataaataaaaagctcgattcctaaactatactattttttaaaataaaaaagtttaatagaatacttattcgtccctttttagtattaaaataaaaaaggctatagAGATATAAATAATGAATAGctctagctttattaattttcaATAGAAAACTCTCCtcgttaattttattactattctttagGGAAccctttaataagaaaataagatttttattagctttagaaatacttaagaaccgttttaataagctattttatttatttttaagcgttaaaaataaataaaactcccgatcctcctcttttataaggatattatagaggttattactaataattaataagaaaagatcctatttaaatagctttttaaaataggtatcgttcttaaaaataaacttctttagttattttaattattattaatattatttaaagttaaaatagctatagttataaaaggtttattaattaataagtttttttaaggCGTGTTTAAAacctagttaattagtaatttataagcctttttaatttatattaaaaaagcttaagctagctttataaagcgaTTTCTAAATCTAAAACTCCCGTTTTATTCCTATATAGTCATAaaataacgataataaaataaattaagctTTTAGCTAAAGCGCTACGTAGCGtatctaatatatatttattataatatagtttattatagcccctttacttatagacctttacttataaacctttaattataaaccctCATTTATAAACGCTTCTAGCTTAGAAATAGAATACAATGCGGtccttataagttataaattaagctctacctcgctattaataaaaaacgtcGCCCTATTAGTCTAGACTCCGTaatactctaaatataataagcgggaaatttaaatataataatacgtacttataaaataagtacttactaactaaacgctAATACGAATTAGCGAAGCGAAAAACgctaactttatttttaaattagagcGTATTCCGTACTTTAAGcctaaaatagcttttattttaagacctattagagttataaccgtagtaatatatataataattagctaggctaaaataactacttaggatatcctttattagcgagtacgattattttataaaataagttctaTGTGGTGGTtctttttccggctttataggtataaaagatcgaccttaacgggattacgcttttaaaggaaattatacgatatagtatactttttaattatataatacgcgtaatatatcctaagcacgcgcttaacgtaatatagtaatttcgatacgaaaaccgctatttaattcggGATGGGCAAGCTGCCCTGCGGCGAAAATAAGttctatactatagttatattactttttatttctagcttatttactttctttttttatttttatattacgccGGCCGtcgataatatatatataataattaaataagcgtTTACCTAGAGGATCCTATTTAGTATAGTAgcgctaattattttattttatttataacccgCGTACGGGCtagaaaagtaataataatagctatagtaactattaataagctactaataaggaaataaaaatataaaaatagtttttaataatagccgcgGTATAGGGTAAAAACGGCCTctaaaatagcttagttaGGCTTTAATTACCCtaaggttttttaatataagaggatataaagattcttaaatactttatattaattatttatttataaaataagaccCCGAGAGAACCcttaaaataccttatttatataagaatagaaCCTTAagttagagtatatttattattaagagctctttaatatataattacttagaattacttaacccctatataggacttacttattaaaaaactttagtactctataatagattctttttaatactacggattagtatatttaattactaagatacGGCTACtaagaatatatactaatatattatataattcgaGACTTAAtcgtttatttactaaaaataaagctttttataaattatctaagttaactttaattaactttacggAGCGGTAAGTTCATTTAAAAACGGATactattagtagtatatactaatatttagtatatataaagcgttaaaaagttaattattaaaataaaaagcttttataaattaattaagttagtataggcgttttttatacctaaggGCTTAGACACGGACGGTATAAATTTAAGAGATAtaactaatcttattaacttttaattatttatatactaagaatactccgttaagtagttaaggacGGTAATTTTTATCGTacgattatataactaaatagggACGTGAGtaagaagtagtaaaagaatataagggtaagatttagtttactaagtaaatagcgtCGTTATAACATAaagtaaaaagaataaatacGGCGAACGTATTAGTATTAGgccttataaatactataaatatacgaaaaattactaatctttaataactttagtataaggtctttaataattctatttcGTAACTAAAAACGgagcggacttatattatattatttttttatagctcgacGGTCCTAAATTATTAcgtacgttattaagtagctagcttatataaataagatgcgattagttataactagaGTCGTTTTgaggtcttattattaaaccttctcttgctttatacttaaatattatattaaagttatataactatattaaataaactaccccccgagcttattaatattacttttaataattataactatttaatacggatacgtattttatagtgCTCTTAGAAGTTTTAGTAAGCCTTTAGActacggatttattaatataacgttctattaaaacgctattctactacttaataagtagttatttattattataataatactatagtattctatatagttaaggtattagtatatactaagataaatATTTAAGCCCCGTAGTTCGCTATTATACTagctaatatatttttaatatagtttatattaaagcttttacgaattttaagttagtttattattagcctatccctatttattattaccgttcttaaataaagagaggaacttattatatctattctaaatataacgagTATAACGGaatagtacttagataagttacttattttaaatattacgacGTATTTAGGaaagttaataagagattagctgttattaagtagctaacttatgcctttttatattatttttattattaatttaaatactattattaagtagatcTTTAGGAAAACGGTACTAGGGGTAGTTTTAAAAGACGCGCGTAGccttatcttattattttatataatatagtacccgctgatatatagtttaactatttaactacttttttaataataaactaatatttataataaaatagcctcTAAGAACTACGCGGACCGcctcttaaaatactattactaaaataacctattttaccttattatatactttttgaaatataaagtataatataacttataatatctcctttacttagctcttttagCTCCCGTAGCGTCTTTTTTAGGGAGGTCTAGCTCTAATAAAAACGTTTTAATTTAgaagctaatttaatacggGGTTAGTTTAAACGGTATAATACGGGTAATAAAtatcgatattaataaatagccgctcttttttaaattagtaataatattatatttagtaataaaatatctaCTTACTATTCGAGGCGTCGATATAAACGTTTAggataagtatagttaaatagcCTTAACtcagttattattaaaaaactacttaatatataatacggtaatACTACTCTTAGAATACGGGGTAAAGTTATAGCTATACTcctttagaaatattatatagaatataacgttctaaatatactaagagctcgtaacgttagttttatattacgaaaATATATTCGAACTAtttcgtcttttttataagtattataacttttatttagtaaaggaCTAAATAGAGGTTAACTTCTTAGCCTTAATTCTTTAAGAGtccgaaatattaatacgaatatttaataataatattaaaaatattcaAAAGGGAAATGTTTTTTCTCTAGgcctatattttaatttaactttagtacttaagggctattacggcttttaaagttaaaaataataagatatagcttaataataagatcgttacttaagggctttataatataattagagttaggtttataaataataactaaacttttataaaaataagagtaaaaaaaggaTTAAATTAAGGGAGGGGGAGTAGGgggttaacctcttttttatttaactattatataaatttaataacgttaataaacgattaaaattttaaatttattattatggataaaagtatattactaagtaaatatagtcggctatattagacttaaaaagaagctttattatttagttatataatagtttatttaaaataagttatttattaataaacgttaactttactttttattactagttattagtttaattaaaccggaatttatacttacgaatataaaatactaataatatattataaagacttataTAAGGACTCGTAATATCTTAggaatagtagtattaagtaaaagAAGCGGAGcgcgtaattattaagttagagggcgcttttagctttaagtattatatagccctaatagccctataaagttactatagctagctaGTTAAGGCTCCCTCCCCGGCTAAgggctatatatacctaagtcCGGACTTAGctctaattatataaactaattagctacttaataaatcaGTCTAAGCCTtagaatttatttattattcctaaaataagcttagataggaaactagagcttataaattttaacttatttaacgttagttctaacttaaatataaaataataaggataagggTATAATTATACGTAGggtcgctattaatattataatttattataaagcgaggaAGTTAgtagaggatatataaagtaaaaagtagcctattttattttaatattataccttaAGGAGTcgtattaagatattaaataaaacgggtaggttttataatGTGAAGTAtcgtataatagtaataagtagcgctacgtttataatataataatatattcttagttttattCGTAAGtttctaattactaataaataataagggaatacGGGCTAcgtagcttataatcgatgCTCTaggaaatattaataagcttattaagtaggaACTCCGAattctataagtaattaattccttataTAAGGGACTTTAGCGTTAACTAAACCGGGATTAAgggttagtaagtataaaataacgtatattataatatattttataagaatagccgatttatttaataattcgtatttttaaataagcttaatacgTTGATAAATAAAGTAGAGGCTTTtaaggtatataataatatataataagccatagttaaaattaaagtacgtaaactaaaatattctcgtttataactttactattacttattattattactacgtctattttagtaaaagagatatatacgagatattttatataacttagttactaactagttcttctaactaaaagttatataaccgttcctttcttatattactaattttttaaaaagaggactaagaaaatataataatcttttactaaactaagcgGCCCTTTCGATCGTGCgctttaactatattagtaataccctATATAACGTCGCATTatcctaactataattaaatagcctTAGCTATTTAACCTAGTGCGACGCTTAAAGAGAGAAATAAGAGGTAGAGagataataagtaaagagaATTGagcgtttttattaagttttatacccttaatttagtaaatatagataaaaaaagagaagaaaaaaataggtagctaatataagttagtatacctATATTTTAAGTCCGTACTATCGGACCTAGTCTAGGCTAACGCTATGGAtaagtagctagtactagcgtcccCGTAACTTACtccgtagtactaaataagccGCGGcgctaataaactttttattacctatttagcccgcgctagttagttataaacttataatagtaatagtaagtagcgCATCctcgcttttttataattaatcttagccggacgtttttattaataacttatatacccttatttaatactaggattataaaaagatcttataattaagtaacttctatagcctcgtaaggttatataatactaagttaaatttctataataactaacaaaaatattaatacgttatttttataagagcaGAACTATATACCGGATATATataacgtattttaataaataacttttatagctttattattattatattccgTCCGAGATACTTCTATTTACCGTAGTTAGAAATAAGCTCGAGCGTTATTTCTATCGAtcttaagctctttatatttattataagctattaatctAGTTAGAAGTCGTcggtattttatttttaaatattattttaataaaaaatacccTACCctctataactaatatacgttctttttaataagtatatacttttaaaaatattaccgCTTTTAGGGACTTTTTtcgatatttatttaataactaaaaagaagatacgtaagccttttttaataatagcctataagtaagctatattttatacctctactttttttataataaactaagacgGCTAGAAGCGctcgatttttatataaagtattacgagtatttataaattaataataaaataaaataatatagctcggattgctataactattatatccAATCTAGCGGGTTTATTAGAagggttaataatagccttaaaatataagactaaagagatcttaataattcgtatatttatataaagatttttaacgacgcctctttttatattaggccGTATACTACGAAAGAGCTAAGTATATCTTACCTCGTCTTTTTACTTAACCtaaagcgcttattaataatttcttttactatcctattaatatatattaattatactaggcttgtaagaatataataaaaaccgcATAAGTCGGcgacttaagctattaagtataaactagatttaaaaaaaaatataataatacgtaccgaattagctttttaaacccgctagtattattttttaaaagtaatagccGCCGGAgtaaaggctataataatatatagaatagggAGGGTAGAACGGCCGTAACgataatatttagtatactatattttattaaataaatatagttataaacgtTTAAATTAGAAGCTAGATTGCCGAacggcttattaaatacgagatctaaaataatactaagcgtAAAATACTACGCTTTTAAACTAAAATcgaactttttattttaagaagtatatatattaattatcgaTATAAGTTAAAGAATGCTCTCGTCGATTTTAGCTTtaaaattaacgatatttttattaaaatactttattacgatcgttagtagtttatataaattaacttataatatatataagaaaataaCCTACCcctcttactatttaaaactagagtctagtatatactatattatttttagtaaatagtacgtTATCGTTTTTTAGATctagttatattacgttatattaatttaaatgcGTATATTTAGTACGCACGCTAAGTATATACCTTATAAGGTCCgggttacttattatatcgtcgtttaaactaatataaataaaaaatcttATACGAGGAGTTAGTAAGCgtcgtaaataatattaaaaatagttataagtactatatttaaagcCGGCCTCGTAgaacttaaagtatatattattactatatatagtatataagagttattaagggGAGAATTTAGTAGAGGGGGGGCCGgggatatattataattataaatattaataaaaagtaagcgtaatagtatataagaacggcccctatataaaaatagttataagggtagtaatatttataatagaggtaagctaattacgctagctatataagcccttagtaagtagctttagctaataaataataagaataaaaatagtaaggcCGTAGTtatttttctatttttaatatatattaagaagtctaCGGATAGGGCGGTCTAAAAAGAAGACTttaaataattcttaaaaaaggttatatattatataatatactttatagggCCTATAACACGCTttgtaaaataaatataagttataatatcgtaataaatacgattaCGGGTAGTTTTAGgtatttttacttaaatcgacccctttataatataactagtgcGGGTTTAGTAAAGcgaaatatagtattataaaatatagctctttatactataagGATAGTTTAGATTCTTTTAACCCTATGtataacgtaaatattaaataataaagttaacggCTTAAGAGCttaaattaagtagctatataccggacctatattattacttttaaatcTTATacaaagctatataaatataaaaaaatattatgctaatacttatttattattaaactaacgtATAAACtctcgtatttattttattataataataagttataatctatcaagacctcttaataacttataaataaatatagactAGAACCTATTTACGCACTTTCTatttactataactcgtttacttaaatacttatataataagtataacgaAGCGTATCgctttttatagccttaggCTATACGAGGCATAAAGTcctatagctttatattcgttatttatattattaataatagtttattaaatatgttataaatacttatttagatTAGGctactaagctatttataatagctcgtatatatttataagctttaggttttagttaagtacttagactacttatttaatattaataataacttatccctaataaataaaaaataactctattaaggcatattaataatacgatttaaaataaaaataatctatttataaaataataaactactagcggctagttttctaagccctaaagagattat from Colletotrichum lupini chromosome 2, complete sequence carries:
- a CDS encoding cytochrome P450, which translates into the protein YFTLSIILDLVFNKPFGNLASNLNVYNYIYLIKYSILNIIVTAVLPSLFYILL